A DNA window from Bradyrhizobium barranii subsp. barranii contains the following coding sequences:
- a CDS encoding anhydro-N-acetylmuramic acid kinase, producing the protein MMLTALGLMSGTSLDGVDVALIETDGKQVKAFGPSGYRAYSPAERNLLRQALSEAVHLPRRDARPGVLAEAERAVTLAHAEAVAAFIAQNRMKPEDIDIVGFHGQTVLHRPEKRLTVQIGDAPALARAIHIPVMHDFRAADVEAGGQGAPFVPVYHRALVHSLEREGPIVVVNIGGVSNITYIDGNDTLIACDTGPGNALLDDFMYRTMNQAFDAEGKFAALGKADETWIARALELPFFAALPPKSLDRNDFAALKLGDVPPADGAATLTAFTAAAIARIISLLPRRPRSWIVCGGGARNLTMLRMLRERVGSATVEAAETLGWASDAIEAQAFGFLAARGLKGLPLSYPATTGVPMPMTGGVMARP; encoded by the coding sequence ATGATGTTGACGGCACTCGGTTTGATGAGCGGCACCTCGCTGGACGGGGTGGACGTCGCGCTGATCGAAACCGACGGAAAGCAAGTGAAGGCGTTCGGGCCGTCCGGTTACCGGGCCTACAGCCCGGCGGAGCGCAATCTGCTGCGCCAGGCGCTGAGCGAGGCCGTGCACCTGCCGCGACGCGACGCCCGCCCGGGCGTTCTGGCCGAGGCCGAGCGCGCGGTGACGCTGGCCCATGCCGAGGCTGTGGCCGCCTTCATCGCCCAGAACCGGATGAAGCCGGAGGACATCGACATCGTCGGCTTCCACGGCCAGACGGTGCTGCATCGCCCCGAGAAGCGGCTTACGGTCCAGATCGGCGATGCGCCGGCGCTGGCCAGGGCGATCCATATCCCCGTGATGCACGACTTCCGCGCCGCCGACGTCGAGGCCGGCGGGCAGGGCGCGCCGTTCGTGCCGGTCTACCACCGGGCGCTCGTCCATTCGCTGGAGCGCGAAGGGCCGATCGTCGTCGTCAATATCGGCGGCGTCTCCAACATCACCTATATCGACGGCAACGACACGCTGATCGCCTGCGACACCGGACCGGGCAACGCGCTGCTTGACGATTTCATGTACCGCACCATGAACCAGGCCTTCGATGCGGAAGGAAAGTTCGCAGCGCTCGGCAAGGCGGACGAAACCTGGATCGCGCGGGCACTGGAACTGCCGTTCTTCGCGGCTCTGCCGCCGAAATCGCTCGACCGCAACGACTTTGCCGCGCTGAAGCTCGGCGATGTCCCGCCGGCCGACGGCGCCGCGACCCTGACTGCCTTCACCGCGGCCGCGATCGCCCGGATCATCTCGCTCCTGCCGCGCCGGCCGCGGAGCTGGATCGTCTGCGGCGGCGGCGCCCGCAACCTCACCATGCTGCGGATGCTGCGGGAGCGGGTGGGCTCGGCCACCGTCGAAGCCGCCGAGACGCTCGGCTGGGCCTCCGACGCCATCGAGGCGCAGGCCTTCGGCTTCCTTGCCGCCCGCGGCCTCAAGGGCCTGCCGCTGTCCTACCCGGCCACGACGGGGGTGCCGATGCCGATGACGGGCGGCGTGATGGCGCGGCCCTGA
- a CDS encoding glutathione S-transferase family protein — MTASLKLISHKLCPYVQRAVIALNEKGVPFERIDIDLANKPDWFLKLSPLGKVPVLVVTTEKGEVALFESNVICEYIEETQAGLKLHPADPLKRAEHRAWMEFGSAILGDLWGLETTTDPATFEGKRQAVAAKFAREEAALGAGPYFAGDAFSLVDAVFAPIFRYFDLFDELTEHGIFSDLPQVRTWRAELAKRPSVRTAVGADYPQLLRAFLVRHDAHLLKLAA, encoded by the coding sequence ATGACCGCTTCACTGAAACTCATCAGCCACAAGCTCTGCCCCTATGTGCAGCGTGCCGTGATCGCGCTCAACGAGAAGGGCGTGCCGTTCGAGCGGATCGACATCGATCTTGCCAACAAGCCCGACTGGTTTCTGAAACTCTCGCCGCTCGGCAAGGTGCCGGTCCTGGTGGTGACGACGGAGAAGGGCGAGGTCGCGCTGTTCGAGAGCAACGTGATCTGCGAATACATCGAGGAGACGCAGGCAGGCCTCAAGCTGCATCCGGCGGATCCGTTGAAGCGCGCCGAGCATCGCGCCTGGATGGAGTTCGGCTCGGCGATCCTCGGTGACCTCTGGGGTCTGGAGACCACGACCGATCCGGCGACGTTCGAAGGCAAGCGCCAGGCGGTTGCGGCGAAATTCGCGCGCGAGGAGGCCGCGCTCGGTGCGGGGCCTTACTTCGCAGGTGATGCGTTCAGCCTCGTGGATGCGGTCTTCGCCCCGATCTTCCGCTATTTCGACCTGTTCGACGAATTGACCGAGCACGGCATCTTCAGCGATCTGCCGCAGGTCCGCACATGGCGCGCGGAGCTTGCGAAACGTCCAAGCGTGCGCACTGCAGTCGGCGCCGACTATCCGCAATTGCTGCGTGCCTTCCTGGTGCGCCACGACGCGCATCTGCTGAAGCTTGCGGCCTGA
- a CDS encoding DMT family transporter yields the protein MSQSMAWLMLVIAGALDVGWAISMKYAEGYTRAGWSIASLVLLAAFVFLLGRALQVLEVGVAYSVWTGIGAAGTFLLGVVLFGETLSAMKLAGIALVLIGIAALKLA from the coding sequence ATGTCGCAATCCATGGCCTGGCTGATGCTGGTGATCGCCGGTGCGCTTGATGTCGGCTGGGCGATCTCGATGAAATATGCGGAAGGCTACACGCGGGCAGGCTGGAGCATCGCCTCGCTGGTGCTGCTCGCCGCCTTCGTCTTCCTGCTCGGACGCGCTTTGCAGGTGCTGGAGGTCGGCGTCGCCTATTCGGTGTGGACCGGCATCGGTGCGGCCGGCACCTTCCTGTTGGGCGTCGTGCTGTTCGGCGAGACCTTGAGCGCGATGAAGCTTGCCGGCATCGCGCTCGTGCTGATCGGGATCGCCGCGCTCAAGCTGGCCTAG
- a CDS encoding DUF1697 domain-containing protein — translation MGSFVALLRAVNVGGTGKLPMSELKAMCEELGFAAVRTYIASGNVVFTSRKSEAAIKTALEKRLHAYAGAPVGVLVRSAAEMAQVSADNPFPKAAPNRTVAIFLDRAPPEDALTSIRGQNNEELRLGRREIYVHYGDGMGTSKLVIPAAKTGTARNMNTVATLAKMAAEI, via the coding sequence ATGGGCTCCTTCGTCGCCTTGCTGCGTGCCGTCAATGTCGGCGGCACCGGCAAGCTGCCGATGAGCGAGCTCAAGGCCATGTGCGAGGAGCTCGGCTTCGCCGCCGTGCGCACCTATATTGCGAGCGGCAACGTCGTCTTCACGAGCCGCAAGTCGGAAGCTGCAATCAAGACCGCCCTCGAAAAGCGCCTGCACGCCTACGCCGGCGCGCCGGTCGGGGTGCTCGTGCGTAGCGCCGCCGAGATGGCGCAAGTCTCGGCCGACAATCCTTTTCCAAAGGCAGCGCCCAATCGCACCGTCGCGATCTTCCTCGACAGGGCGCCACCTGAAGACGCGCTTACCAGCATCCGCGGCCAGAACAACGAAGAGCTCCGCCTCGGCCGCCGCGAGATTTACGTGCACTATGGCGACGGCATGGGGACGTCGAAGCTCGTCATCCCCGCCGCCAAGACCGGCACCGCGCGCAACATGAATACCGTCGCAACGCTCGCGAAGATGGCCGCGGAGATCTAG
- a CDS encoding alpha/beta hydrolase, which yields MPEVIFTGPAGRLEGRYHPAKQKNAPIAMILHPHPQFHGTMNHQIVYQCYYAFAHRGFSVLRFNFRGVGRSQGSFDHGTGELSDAAAALDWAQTINPEARACWVAGFSFGAWIGMQLLMRRPEVEGFISIAPPANLYDFSFLAPCPSSGLIVHGEKDAVVPPKDVNTLVEKLKTQKGIVIDQQVIPGANHFFDAKLEPLMETITAYLDMRLANVR from the coding sequence ATGCCTGAAGTCATTTTCACCGGCCCTGCTGGCCGTCTCGAAGGCCGCTATCACCCGGCCAAGCAGAAGAACGCGCCGATCGCGATGATCCTGCATCCGCATCCGCAGTTTCACGGCACGATGAACCATCAGATCGTGTACCAGTGCTACTACGCCTTCGCGCATCGCGGCTTCTCGGTGCTGCGCTTCAACTTCCGCGGCGTCGGCCGCAGCCAGGGCTCGTTCGACCACGGCACCGGCGAATTGTCGGATGCGGCCGCAGCGCTCGACTGGGCGCAGACCATCAATCCCGAAGCACGCGCCTGCTGGGTCGCCGGCTTCTCCTTCGGCGCCTGGATCGGCATGCAGCTGTTGATGCGCCGTCCCGAGGTCGAGGGCTTCATCTCGATCGCGCCGCCGGCCAACCTTTACGACTTCTCGTTCCTGGCGCCCTGCCCGTCGTCGGGCCTGATCGTGCATGGCGAGAAGGATGCGGTGGTGCCGCCCAAGGACGTCAACACGCTGGTCGAGAAGCTGAAGACGCAGAAGGGCATCGTGATCGACCAGCAGGTCATCCCCGGCGCCAACCACTTCTTCGACGCCAAGCTCGAGCCGCTGATGGAAACCATCACGGCCTATCTCGATATGCGCCTCGCCAACGTGCGCTAA